One Tiliqua scincoides isolate rTilSci1 chromosome 9, rTilSci1.hap2, whole genome shotgun sequence DNA segment encodes these proteins:
- the LOC136660517 gene encoding probable glutamate receptor has protein sequence MTSALMDKALRIALCVSSALLFLGEPNWTGATETGDSISKDADSAGGSGKERPTLYVTTILEDPYVMARDNGLEGYCIDLLQKLSETLHFKYEVAVVKDGKYGALSPNGNWSGMIGEIVRKEADLAVAPLTITSERENVVDFTQPFLYTGIGILLEKDSASEDASLFHFLAPFSTEMWCGVLAAYLISSLCLFLAARVSPCEWDGNEETHFTFLNSFWFGVGALTLQGAVPQPKSLSVRIISAMWWLFSIVLLAAYIAGFSFVLESGTDQLSIETFEDLVKQRQLEFGTMESSSTLRYFKNSKNPIQQMIYESMTKKEGVLAKNYQEAIRRVLDSDYAFIGESISQDLAVAKHCNLVRAVEVIGARGFGIATPQGSSWTNKLSVAILKLGESGDLDYLRSKWWESSCSNDDHDKWSPLEPQALGGIFLVLALGLALGMIIAVVELSKKSRRAAEQEKKSCCSMFTEELSQRLRTREIRKPENAAKSKP, from the exons ATGACTTCTGCACTGATGGACAAAGCCCTCCGGATCGCTTTGTGCGTGTCCTCGGCTCTGCTGTTCCTTGGGGAACCCAACTGGACAG GTGCAACGGAGACTGGAGACTCCATTAGCAAG GATGCCGATTCGGCAGGAGGAAGTGGGAAAGAGAGGCCGACCCTGTACGTCACTACCATCTTG GAAGACCCCTACGTGATGGCCCGAGACAACGGACTGGAGGGCTACTGCATCGACCTGCTTCAGAAGCTGTCTGAGACCCTGCACTTCAAGTACGAGGTGGCTGTGGTGAAAGACGGGAAGTACGGAGCATTGAGTCCCAACGGGAATTGGTCTGGAATGATAGGCGAGATAGTGAGAAAG GAAGCAGACCTTGCCGTCGCCCCACTAACCATTACCTCAGAAAGAGAAAATGTCGTGGACTTCACCCAGCCCTTCCTCTACACCGGCATCGGCATCTTGCTGGAGAAGGACTCGGCTTCCGAAGACGCTTCCCTGTTCCATTTCCTGGCCCCCTTCAGTACTGAGATGTGGTGTGGTGTCCTGGCGGCTTATCTGATCTCCAGCCTTTGCTTGTTCTTGGCTGCCAG AGTGAGTCCCTGTGAATGGGATGGAAACGAAGAGACCCATTTTACGTTTCTGAACAGCTTCTGGTTCGGAGTAGGAGCTCTCACCTTGCAAG GTGCTGTGCCTCAACCCAAGTCCCTCTCGGTCCGAATCATTTCCGCCATGTGGTGGCTCTTTAGCATCGTCCTTCTGGCGGCCTACATTGCCGGATTCAGCTTCGTCTTGGAGTCGGGGACCGACCAGCTCTCCATCGAGACCTTCGAAGACCTGGTGAAGCAGCGGCAGCTGGAGTTTGGCACCATGGAAAGCTCCTCCACGCTCCGGTATTTCAAG AACTCCAAGAACCCCATTCAGCAGATGATCTACGAGTCCATGACCAAGAAGGAGGGCGTTCTGGCCAAGAATTACCAGGAGGCCATTCGGCGGGTGCTGGATTCGGACTATGCTTTCATTGGCGAGTCCATCTCTCAAGATCTCGCCGTAGCCAAGCACTGCAACTTGGTCCGGGCTGTGGAGGTCATTGGCGCTAGGGGGTTTGGCATTGCCACTCCACAAG GGTCATCCTGGACCAACAAGCTATCAGTGGCTATCCTGAAGCTGGGAGAATCTGGGGACCTGGACTACCTCCGTAGCAAGTGGTGGGAGAGCAGCTGTTCTAATGACGACCATGACAAGTGGAGCCCCCTGGAACCTCAAGCCCTGGGAGGGATCTTCCTCGTCCTTGCTCTTGGCCTCGCGCTGGGAATGATCATCGCCGTGGTGGAGCTATCCAAAAAAAGCCGACGGGCCGCCGAGCAGGAGAAG